In Oncorhynchus gorbuscha isolate QuinsamMale2020 ecotype Even-year linkage group LG03, OgorEven_v1.0, whole genome shotgun sequence, the DNA window TTTACATAAGGTGTTGAATGTTACATTAAAAATGAGCACCAGGGTGAATGAAGTGATGACCTTTCATCTATGTTGTGCAGAGGAAGAGGTTCCCTGTGAAGGTGGAGACGGGCACTGGTGGGATGAACGGCGTGGACATAAGCTGGATTCCCCAAGAGACCCTCAACATCATGAGTAAGTTGAGCTTTGTCATGAGCTTTAATACTCTTGTCATAGCTTTTCTTCCTGAGTGCAGGAAGACAAATTCAAACTCTGCTTATAACAACCACTTTTTTGGAAGTGTACTTGAAAAGGCCTCCTCTGTTTTTAACTTGTCTGTACAAAGATGAATATCAATTCAAATGGCTGTATtgaccatccctctttctctctcactctctcttactctcgctctctcttacaGGCAAGGCATCGGCATCCCCTAAAGCCTCCCCAAGGAAACGCACCAAGAGAGCGGTGGGAGTAGATCAGTAAACCATTCCATGATGTGGCCGTCTTCATATCAATGTCCACCAGGCCCATGTTCAAGGCCCATGACATCACAACCGTCAACACCATCAACCTCTACTCAACCTCTGGGTGGACCTAGTTAGTTATCCAAAAGCTTTTCGCCGCTGATACATACACCAAATATCTCAATGTCAAGGGTTCTTGGACTGAAGACACTGGTGTCACGAATGTGTCCCATTTAGACACCACTCTAGTTGGACATGGTCATAATTGTGCATATTTGGCCCACATTTAGTTTAATAAAGGAACTTGTTTTTTATCACTGTGTGGTTGAAACACTAACGGACTGAtatgagactaaagactgagtaaTTGAATCACCATGCCAGCTCCATGAAAGACATGGGGAAGACTTGGAGTTTTAGACCTGCCAAAGAAAGCTATAATGCTACACCAAGTATTTCAATCATTCTTTTTTTTACttttacaaatgtatttaaataCTTAAATTCCTGAAGTATTATGATATTGAGCTTTTAGTTCTATTTTATTCTGTGCCTTAgtggctgactccctgtctgcaCGGTCAGGAATTGAGATAGTGACCAAAAGGGTCTCCCAAGTTCCTCCAAGGGAAAGTTTTCCTTAATGTGGACCAGGTTTTTCAGTGTCATACTTTGGAATATCATAAAGATGCTTTGAAAGGCTCAGCGAAGAGAATTTCAAAAGAAAAGGCCATCAGCTACCAGGTTACATTGTTAAATGTGAATGATACAAATGCATTTGAAAAGGTACTTGCTTTCAGAGTCTGGTTTCATTTTTTCCCAAACCATACTACAATAAATGTAATTGGTTGAATTatgaattatatattttttcacacATACTGcgctgacactccaacacacacacacacactctttcacacactgcagctactctgtttattatctatcctgattgcctagcacattgactcagtaccggtactccttgtactgtatatatccttgttattttattgtgtttctATTTCCTTTTTATTTTGTATAATTGTCATTTTcaatctgcattgttgggaaagggctcttaagtaagcatttcatcgtaaagtctacacctgttgtatttggagcatgtgacagacatttgttttgatttcatGCCTCAATTTATGACTCTGAAATAAGCACTTTATTTGGTCTTTTGATTTTGCTCAATATTATTCTCAGAGAAATCAAAGATGACTGTCAGATTGACTAGGGATCCGACAGAGGAGAGTGTCCATATGTACCAATGGGCTATTTGTTTGTCAGCAAATGAGAGACATGGGATGGCACTAAACGTATCTCTGGCGAAGAGCGTTGATGAGGTGAGAGAAGCGCTCTGAGACGAAGCACGCACGCGAGGGGCAGGTTAAGTAACGTCACCGTTATCATGTTTTGGATCGAGAATAAATTGCAACTGATACTGCAAATGTCAATCGCCTCCTGGTAACCAGATAGGACGTCATAAGTCATTTATCTTGATCGATTCATCTTACTTCGCTTTGATTTTTTTCTCAATTTATGAGCGACTTTGTTGGATCCCACAGATGGCGAGAGGCACCCTCCGCTGAGTTTGATATGGAAATGGGATTTACGTCAGCGAAGATTCTAATATTTTGTGCATGTATTACATTAGGTAAGACGGGTTCAATAATCGTTCTAGATACATATTTATTTGTAGAATAATACTTTGTCATATTCAATTGATTTATTTTTCGACACCACGGTATTGGCTCTGTTTTTATAATATATTGGATGAAACGTAATATTTTATTAATTAAGGGTGTAGGCTAAATGTAGATGTTGCATGCAGAGTGAGAATAGAGTTGTAGTCTACTATTTGATAGTACCAAGCCTTTTTCATATTTTAAGTGCTTATCAATAATGCATTGTCACTCAGGTGTGTGCAGTTAGATTTTGGAGTGCTTGAATGATATTTGACAAGAAATAGACTTGCAATGTTGTGCTGGTTTGGGGTCACAAAGTACTGAGTATGGCTGGAGGGTGGACTGGGGGGTGGTCTGGAGGGGGACTAGGCCCCATCCTGAAGTTGGAGAATTgtgcatttttcaaacacctgaaacatttttaatcattatgcttaattctatgTACAAAGAATATATATGTAAATGTTTCTGCATATTTAAGTTTACCTCTTAagctgtatcctcctgactggtggttctttttttttaaagaaactaaatatgcttctctgGTAAAAACTGGGTAAAtgattgaaaggaatgtgagttGTATTCagtaattgcttgcttttctGAAGTCTAACAACCTTGCCAGCAGGTATGGCAGCTATTTAATTTTgtccttattttaccaggtaagttttATCATCTACAGGAACAACCCtcagaatagttacaggggagcaGAATGATCCAAttagaagctggggatgattagttggccatgatggtatgagggccagattgggaatttagccaggacaccagggttaaaaCCCATACTCTTGCAATAAATGCCATTGGATATTTTAGttaccacagagagtcaggacacctgtttaatgtcccatccagaaggcagcaccctacacagggcaatgtccccaatcactgccctggggcattgggatgtttttttttatatatatatatatatatcagaggaAATAGTGCCCTCTACTGGCCCtctaacaccacttccagcagcatctggtctcccatccaagaccaatcctgcttagcttcagtggcaagccagcagtgggttGCAGGGTGGTGGTATGCTGTTTATGAAGTTGGGAGATTGGGACCCTATCTAGGCTAGCTAAAGCCAACGtcataaaattgctaggtggcCAGTAGTATTACAGCTAATATATCTTTTTaaatatcattattattattatatagtgccttgcaaaagtattcatcccccttggcatgtATTCCTATTTTGTTcgattacaacctgtaatttaaatagatttttatattgatttcatttaatggacatacacaaaatagtccaaattggttaagtgaaatgtaaaaaattacttatttaaaaaaataaaaaatagaaaaaaacgaaaaagtggtgtgtgcatatgtattcaccccctttgctatgaagcccctaaataagatctggtgcaaccaattacattcagaagtcacataattagttaaataatgttcacctgtgtgcaatctaaatgTTACATGATCTcattatatatacacctgttctgataggccccagagtctgcaacaccaagCAAGCatcaccatgaagaccaaggagctctccaaagtTATGTAGAAGTACAGATCAAGGTTGGATTATAGAAAACAtctaaaactttgaacatcccacggagcaccgttaaatccattattaaaaaatggaaagaaaatGGCACCACaaaaaacctgccaagagaggacaGCCCACCAAAAAACTCACAGACCAAGCAATGAGGGCATtaatagagagaggcagagaggacaacaaagagaccaaagataaagcaacacttgagtggtttaaggctctaacgtttaaatgtcttggaatggcctaatcaaagcccagacctcaatccaattgagaatctgtggtatgatttaaagattgctgtacaccagcggaacccatccaacttgaaggagctggagcagttttgccttgaagaatgggcaaaaatcctagtggctagatgtgccaagcttataaagacataccccaagagacttgcagctgtaattgctgcaaaaggtggctctacaaagcattgactttttttgggggggtgaataattatgcatgctcaagttcagttatttgtcttatttcttgtttgattcacaattaaaaaaatattttgcatgttgtgtaaatcacatgatacaaaccccccaaaaatctattttatttccagtttgtaaagcaacaaaataggaaaaataccaagggggtgaatactgttgcaagccactgtatttgGGGAGGGGGCATTGGATTGAATGTGCAGTGGGACACTGCAAATGATCCAGGCAAGCAACCAAATCTGGGGGCAGTTGCTCTATTCTCAGAATCACAATATAACCCCTGCCCTGATATACTTCAATGTTTTCTATGCTTTAAAAGCAATCATTCAAGCTTATATAACAGACAGTGGCTATTACAGTGGCCTTGGACAACTTATCCCTGACACCTGACCCTTGAGCCTAAATGATCAAtaagggggtgggagggaggaggtgtagatGGGAGAGAATTGTGACATGAACCATTCTCACAGGTAGCCTATGCTGATTATATCTATTGGCAACGGACATATCTGCTGATGGCATCATCCACCCTTTGAAGCATCTCTAAATCACAGGAGGACAAATATCTCTAATGCAATCTCGTCATTAAATCTACATTGAAAGGCCATTTTGAAAGACTGGAAGAAAAACATCAGCCAAACTTCCTGGGAGGGATGCTGAGAGCTGTTATGTCTCTGTTTCCTCCATTTTAACTCCAATAACAACAAAGAAAGAGGGTGACCTACTTCTGGCATCCTCCCATTTGTTTCAGAAGACACTCTTCTCTTCAAACAGGGAGATGGATAAAGGTCTGGATCAGTGGAGGACGGTGGGAGGAGCTAAGAGAATGGGCTcaatgtaatggctggaatggaattaatggaatggtatcaaatacatcaaacatatggaaaccacatgtttgactccattccattcactGCATTCCTGCCATTACAATTAGCCCGTCATCCTACAGCTCCTCTCACCAGCGTCCACTGATCTAGATAAAGATGAGAGCCTATTGCTATTCTATTATGACATAATATAATTATATTTGGCCTCTGTAAGAGCAATGCCTGAATTGTACAATAAAACCTATGGTAAAAATGAACAAGCAAGATATGTACCATATGGATACAGTATTATTTTTTTCACAACAGGCAATATAATGGcctttctttccttaatgcatttggatgtatctttctctctgtgtgtgttttgcagTGTTCCTGGCTGTGGCAAGAGTCTCAGCAGCAGATGTGAAGTGTGAGAATATTTACAGGGACTTCTCTGACTGTGTTCTGGAGCTGGGGGAGAGCATGGATAACTACCAGGAGAATGGGACCAGCGAGATGGGAGTGGAAGCTGTGTGTAGGTGagaggggtatgtgtgtgtgtgtgtgtgtgtgtgtgtgtgtgtgtgtgtgtgtgtgtgtgtgtgtgtgtgtgtgtgtgtgtgtgtgtgtgtgtgtgtgtgcgcaacgTACAGCATCCTCTACGTAGCTGCATCTGTGTTTGCAGTGCACCGGGATCTCATGATCACCTGATTACTCTTACGACTGTAGGCAGAACGTATAAaacagtgtctgtgtttttttaAGCAGTCTCCTTCTGCTTGTGCATATAAGATCTAATATCGAAATCCAGTAAGGTGTGTACCTTGCGTAAGaacagtggagagaagagagagatgctgCAACCTCTGAGGAAGATAGCATAAGTGAATGGTGCTGAAACACTGAGACACTGTACTGAAGAATGTACGACTTTGCTGCAGCAGTAATAAAACTCAGAGGCCATcttctatttttttttattgttacTGAGTGCATTCCTATACATAGTAAAACATATTGTCTAATGCTTACGCAGGCCTTGCCTTCCCCGGGTGAAAAAGTTCCCTGTGCAGCATCAGCTCTTTTTTCTAATCTAATTTCTGTGACTAACAAATAAAGGTGGGTTGATCTTGCAAAACGCTAGAATAAAAACTGTTACAGTTTCACTGGACAGTAGTACAAAAAACAATAATAAACCAAAAATACTCCTGTAAAACACACCTTTGGCCATATGTGTTACGGGTGAGCTTTGAAGCCTGGCATGTGAGGCGATTAAAGTGCCAGATAAATCAGATCAATGACATTCTTCAATCCAATAGATTGTTTTCATGTCAAATATGAAACAGATAGTGGATTTGTGGAAGACCCTCTTGTAAAGCACTTTgagacaactgctgatgtaaaaagggctttataaaatatatttgactgATTCATTGATTGATCTTTCATCCCTAGCCACTGGGAGGCGTTCCACACGTGTGCCCTGACGGCACTGTCCGGGTGTCAGGAGGAGGTGGGCTCCATCTGGGAGACGCTAAGAGAAGACTCCAGGAAGATCCGCTTCCAGGGCAGCCTCTTCGACCTGTGCAGCCCTAGCTCGGCCCCAAGCCTGCGCTCGCCTCTACCCCTGCTGTTCCTGGGCTTGCTGATCCTGGGAGGGCCCATCTGGCCCCCCACATAGGTGAGggatgcctctctcctcctcgcttCCACCATGCGCTCTCACATTCCCCGAGGTGGGGTGGGTAGCGAGACGATcagtgagtagagaggggatatggATTGAAGATTAGGTTAGCACACAGAGCCATGTCTCTATGGAGACACCATTGATATCTATAGTACTGGGTAATCAGAAGGCTATGATGTCACAGAgccatttacagtgccttgcgaaagtattcggcccccttgaactttgcgaccttttgccacatttcaggcttcaaacataaaaatataaaactgtatttttttgtgaagaatcaacaacaagtgggacacaatcatgaagtggaacgacatttattggatatttcaaacttttttaacaaatcaaaaactgaaacattgggcttgcaaaattattcagcccctttactttcagtgcagcaaactctctccagaagttcagtgaggatctctgaatgatccaatgttgacctaaatgactaatgatgataaatacaatccacctgtgtgtaatcaagtctccgtataaatgcacctgcactgtgatagtctcagaggtccgttaaaagcgcagagagcatcatgaagaacaaggaacacaccaggcaggtccgagatactgttgtgaagaagtttaaagccggatttggatacaaaaagatttcccacgctttaaacatcccaaggagcactgtgcaagcgataatattgaaatggaaggagtatcagaccactgcaaatctaccaagacctggtcgtccctctaaactttcagctcatacaaggagaagactgatcagagatgcagccaaacattggagacacaccaaacatgtggaagaaggtgctctggtcagatgaaaccaaaattgaactttttggcaacaatgcaaaacattatgtttggcgtaaaagcaacacagctcatcaccctgaacacaccatccccactgtcaaatatggtggtggcagcatcatggtttgggcctgctttttttcagcagggacagggaaaatGGTTCAAATTgaggggaagatggatggagccaaatacaggaccattctggaagaaaatctgatggagtctgcaaaagacctgagactgggacggagatttgtcttccaacaagacaatgatccaaaacataaagcaaaatctacaatggaatggttcaaaaataaacatatccaggtgttagaatggccaagtcaaagtccagacctgaatccaatcgagaatctgtgcaaagaactgaaaactgctgttcacaaatgctctccatccaacctcactgagctcgagctgttttgcaaggaggaatgggaaaaaatatcagtctctcgatgtgcaaaactgatacagacataccccaagcgacttacagctgtaatcgcagcagaaggtggtgctacaaagtattaacttaagggggcagaataattttgcacgcccaatttttcagtttttaatttgttaaaaaagtttgaaatatccaataaatgtcattccacttcatgattgtgtcccacttgttgttgattcttcacaaaaaaatacagttttatatctttaaagcctgaaatgtggcaaaaggtcgcaaagttcaagggggccgaatactttcgcaaggcactgtatgtctatgGAGAGATTAATGGATACTTATGGCTCTGGGTTAACATAGATGTCACCATAGATGTCTTTGGCACTAAGTAATTATAGGGTTATGTTATCAGAGCCTTAGATGTTGATGTCATCAATATCTAGGAGTCTGGATAAAGATACATACCCAAGACCCAAGCAATTTTAATGAAATTACCTACTACAGTATACGCCTATGAAAAAAAGCAATTTTAAAGCAATTGGTCGGTTTTGTTGACAATCAGGTGAATTCTTTATAAGCAATGACCTTTTGACCCCTACACACCAACCCCAAATGGTTGGAGTTGCATGGCTGCTATAATGACACCAAAAAGGTATTTTCTATATTTTTGCTCTCTTTGGTCATCCTGTTAGACAGTAGGTGCTGTTAAAGTCAGGTAATGCTCTTAACTGAAAATATTGTAAAAAATTATTGTTAGTAATTGTGGATGAAGGACAACAGTCTAGTTAGTTTATCTCTTGCCAACTAGTTATTGTACCTGAAAATGATCCCTGGTTATGTGAGAATGTTCAGCGTTGTTTTATGAACCTGTGTCTTGTATGGAAGTCCAAGTTTTGGGCTGTTAATTCATGTTATATCATTGACTCCACAACT includes these proteins:
- the LOC124030739 gene encoding neuritin-like gives rise to the protein MSDFVGSHRWREAPSAEFDMEMGFTSAKILIFCACITLVFLAVARVSAADVKCENIYRDFSDCVLELGESMDNYQENGTSEMGVEAVCSHWEAFHTCALTALSGCQEEVGSIWETLREDSRKIRFQGSLFDLCSPSSAPSLRSPLPLLFLGLLILGGPIWPPT